Below is a genomic region from Litorilinea aerophila.
AGCGCTTCGCCATGGCCCCCCAGCGCTACCTGACCGATGGGCCGCCCGATGTGCTCACCATCATGCCGGGCTACTGGCTGGAGGCCGCCATCCAGGCGGGGCTGGTGGCGGACGTCAGCGATGTCTGGCAGATGGCTGACCTGGACCAGCACCTGCCGCCTTTCCTGACGGCCATGGCCACCCACGGCGGCAAACAGTTTTTCCTCCCGGCCGGCTATGCCTGGTCGGCCCTCTACTACAACCGGGCCCGCTTCGAGCAGATGGGCCTGACGCCGCCGGCCACCTGGGATGAGCTGCTGGCCGTGGCCGACGTCCTCCAATCCCAGGGGATCACCCCCTTTGCCCTGCCCGGGGACGATGCCTGGGCTACCTCCCTCTGGTTCGACTATCTGATTCTGCGGCTGTACGGCGCGGACGTGCACCAGGCCCTGGCCCGGGGACAGCTTCCCTTTGACGATGCCCGGGTGCGCACGGTCCTGGAGACCTGGCAGCTGCTCTTCGACCGGGGCTATTTCCTGGAGCACCCCGAGCGCCTGAGTACCCTGGAGAGCGCCCTGGCCCTGGTGGAGCATGGGGAGTCCGGGCTGATGGATGCCACCGCGGGCATGGCCCTGCTGGGGCCCGGCGCCCTGGACGACCTGCCGGCCAATTTCCGGGAGCAACTGGCCTTTGCCCCCTTCCCCAGCCTGGATTCCACCATCCCCCGGGCCGAGGTGCTGGTGACCCTGGGCATGGTGGCCCCCATGGACGCGCCCCACCTGCCCGAGGCCATGACCTTTCTGGCGTTCCTGGCCTCGCCGGAAGCCCAGGCCACCCTCACCCAGCACGCCGGACAGGAGTTTGTCTTCGCGCCGGCCCGCACCGATGTGGACCAGGAGGCCCTGCCGGCCCTGGTGCGCCAGGGCGTGACGCTGTTGGAGGGCGCGGATCAGGCCGTGCTGCCCCTGATCCTGCAGTTGCCCAACGAGATGGCCAGCGTGTACGGCCGCCGTTTGACCCAGTTTGCCCAGGCCGCAGCCCAACAGGACGGGGACATCGACAGCACCCTGGCCGCCCTGGAAGCCGCCCGGCAGTCGGCCCTCACCCAGGGACTCCTTCCGGAAGGCAACTGAAGATAGCGACAACTGAAGATAGCGACAGAGATAACTTGAAGAGGAGAGACCCATGGGGTTGACCATCGGGCTGATCGGCCTGCCCAACGTGGGCAAAAGCACCGTCTTCAACGCCCTCATTGAAGAACAGCAGGCCGAAGTGGCCAACTATCCCTTCTGCACCATTGAGCCCAACCGGGCCATCGTGCCGGTCCGCGACCCCCGGGTGGAGACCATCGCCCGGCTGACCGGCGTAGCCCGCATCATCTACGCCACGGTGGAGTTCGTGGACATCGCCGGTCTGGTGAAGGGGGCCAGCCAGGGGGAAGGGTTGGGCAACCAGTTCCTGGGCCACATCCGCAACACGGCTGCCCTGGTCCACGTGGTGCGTTGCTTTGAAGACGAGAACGTGGTCCACGTCCACGGAGAGCTGGATCCCCGGGCCGACATTGAAACCGTCAATCTAGAGTTGATCCTGGCCGACCTGGAGCAGCTCCAGCGCAAGATCGAGCGGCTCAGCCGCCAGGCCAAGGCAGACCGGCACCTCCAGCCCGTCCTGGATCTGGCCCGGCGACTGGAGGAGCACCTGGCCGCGGGGCGCCTGGCCAGCCAATTTCAGGAGCGGGAGAGCCAGGCGTTCCAGCAGCTCAACCGGGAGCTCCAGTTCCTCACGGCCAAGCCGGTCATCTACGCCGCCAACGTGGATGAAGCCGGCCTGGCCGAGGACAACGACTATGTGCGAGCCGTGCAGGCGGTGGCCGCTGAACAGGGCGCTGCCATGGTCAAGCTGTGCGCCCAGCTGGAGGCCGAAATGGCCGGCCTCAGCCTGGACGAAAGGCATCAATTCCTGCAGGCGTCCGGCGCCTCCGAGAGCGGCCTGGAGCAGGTGGTGCGCACCAGCTTTCGGCTGCTGGGGCTCATCACCTTCTTCACTTTCAACGAAGAAGAAGCGCGCGCGTGGGAGATTCCCCAGGGATCGACCGCGCCGGAGGCTGCGGGCACCATCCACACCGACTTCCAGCGGGGCTTCATCCGCGCCGAAGTGCTACCCTATGAGCAGTTTGTGCAATATGGAAGCTGGCAGGCAGCCCGTACCGCCGGCGCGGTGCGGCTGGAAGGGAAGGAGTACGTGGTGCAGGACGGCGATATCATCTTCTTCCGCTTCCACGTTTGATGGGCCGGCCTAATGCTCATGGGGCCGGTCGTGTTGGTGCAGGGGCGTGTGCCGGTGAAAGATCCCCTGCTGGTGCATCCGCTGGTGGAGGCGGTTGTAGGCCGCTTCCAGTCGGGCCCGGAGCTGCCGGAAGCGCTGGGCTTCCGGGCGAGGGGCCAGGGTATCCACATAGGCGATGGCTCCCTCAATTTGATCCAGCACCGCGGCAGCATCCGTGGGAGAGAACAGGGGCTTTCCGTCCACCAACACCTGCACCGCACTGGTGTGGGCCGCAATCTCTCCGGCCTGGCCCTTGTAGCTGCCCCGCACCCGCAGCGCGATCCAGGTGGATTCCCGGATGGGCAAGGCAACGCTCCCCGATGCGTCCAGGGCTTTGCCCACGTGCACCTGCTCTGCCGTCAGGCCGCCGACCACCACCTCCACCTGCTCAATGGGCAGGCTCACCGATTCCACCCGCCAGGTCACCTGGACGGTGCCGCCGCCGGCGGGCAGGTGCACCTGTCCACCGGGACTCACCCCCTCCACGGTGATGGCCGCCAGCGGGCCCACGGTCACAAAGGTATTGCCGTCCCGCACCGCGGCCATCCAGTTCTCGTAGGTGAATTCCCGTTCCCCCAGGTGGGCATAGGTGCGGATGCCGCCCAGCAGGGAGGACGCGGCCATTTTGTCGGAGCCGCCCACCACCGGGATCTGGTAGCCCAGGTTGAGGTAGCGGTACCAATCGGCCAGCCCGTATGGGTTGACCTGGATGTTGTTGGGCGAGAGGGGGTTGAAGGTCATCATCTCGGTGGCGTGGACCACCCCCAGCACGAAGTCGGCCGCGCGTTCCAACTGGGGGTTGGGCGCATGGGGCATGACCACCAGCCCCCCCTGGGCGATGCAGCGTTCGGCCCACTCGGCCATGGTCACTTCCAACGGGTCGCCGATGGCCGATTCGGTGGGGCCGCCTGTGCAGAGGGGGTGGATCATGGCGCCGGCATAGCCCAAGAGTGAAATGTGCCCCAGGACTTGCATGCGGTTTTCCGTGCCCACCCGTACCAGGAACTCCCCATCCCCGCCAAACTCCCGGGCGCCGAAGGTGGTCTTGCCGTCGAAATCCCCCACGTTGCTGAACATTTCACCCCACTGGCTGGCCAGCAGATTGACCACGTTGACCCCTTCTGCCTGTCCTTCCAGCAGAGCTGTCTGGGGACTCAGGAAGTGGACATGGGTGTCGGCGGTGACCCATCCCTGCTCCCGCCAGCGCAGAACCTTGTCCAGCTCGAAGACAAGTTCTTCCGTTTCGGGCTTCACCTCCACTCGAGTGCGGATGGGTCTGACTTCGTACCCCCGGGTGATCTCCACGTAGACCCAACCCAGGGGCAGGTCCACCACACAATGGCCGTCGATGTAGCTGTACTGGTTGTAGAGGTTCACGAACTCGGCGTAGTTATCTTCGAACCAGTAGCCGTTGACCTTGCGGTGATGCCCCCGGGGCGGCAGATATTCCCCCGCCTCGCCGTGCATGTGCAGGCGCACGGCCACAGGCTGTCCGCTCTCCCGTGCCACCACCCGCACCGTGACCGGCCGGTGCGCCGGCTTCACTTCCACCACAGCCGGGTGATCCAGGGTGGCCAGATCCACCGCCAGATGGCTGTCTGGGCCGGTGGTCAGGTAGAGCCGGGCATGGGGATGTGCGGCGTACTCCACCAGCACCTCCCGGTCGGAGCGCCGGGGCTGGACCACCGGCTCTTCACCCTGCCAGCGGTCGGCGTCGTAGTCCAGGGCGGCCCGAGCCGAGATCACCGTGCCCAGGTCGATGTCCACTCCTTCCAGCTCACCCAGACGATTGACTTCCACCCCCTCGGGCAAGGTCAGTCGGAGCTTGCGGCGCACGCCGGGCCGCAGGGGGTGCTCCTGGAGCTGGGTGATGGAGATGGCGTAGATCACGGCCCGCTCCTCGCCCGGGCTCAGCACCAGTTGGCGGATGGGGCGCTCTGGGTGGGGGTTGGGCAGGGCATAGACCCACAGATGCTCCGGGCGCACCTCCCGGCCAGAGATGTGGCGGGTTTCTCCCCGGCCGTAAGGCTGCCGGGGGACCCGACCCAGGATCTGCTCGTCGGTGGTGGTGAGGAAGACCTCGGGCTTCTGGGCCGGCATGGCCGCGAAGGGGCTGGCACCCCACTGGATGCGACTCTGCTGGATGGCGAAGCGTCGCAGGATCGGGGTGGCTGCTGCCTGGCCGTCGGCATATTCCAGGGTATACTGGGCCACCTGGGTGCCCAACTCGTTGCCGTCGGTGGCATAGTCGGCCAGCCCTTGCTGGTAGCAGGTTACCCGATCCTCCACGGCGTGGAGGAAGAGGATGTAGGAGGCCCTGGCGCCGTCCAGGGGGATGGTGACCGGCTCCTGGTCCAACAGGATGACATTGGGGCTGTCTGCCGGCCCCAGCTCGAAGGGGATGCCCAGGATGTTCTGCAGGCCGTGTCGGTTCGCGTAGTCCTGCGGTGGGCGCAGCGTGGCGTCCAAATGCCGGCGGTCCTGGTTCCACAGGCCGGCCAGGTTGACCGGGGAGAAATGGGGCGAGGGAGGTGTAGACATAGGGCGCGCTCCTTGGCTCTGGGTGGACCGTTTTGTCTTTTGGCGAGGCTGGCTCTATAATAGCCTCTCACACGCCGCGGGTCCGTCTTCCCAGGGAAGCCAGCACCCGCGTGCTGGATGGTCGTTGTTCCTGTTTGTCAGTTGTTCCTGTTGGCCAACGGATAGTCCGGTGAAAAATCCGCTACATTTTGCCGCCCGGAGCCGGGAGCGGGAGGAAGCAACGCCCCAGGCGATTCCATCCGAAGCGGCTGTGCCCCAGGAAACCGATACCGCCGCCGACGGTGAGTCTGCGCCTGACGCCCAGGTGGGTACCCAGGCAGAGGAGGCGCTGTTGGTGGAGCAGGCCCGGCAGGATCCGGCCGCGTTTGGCATCCTCTACGAGCGCTACGTCGATCGGATCTACGCCTACATCTTCCACCGGGTCGGAAATACTCAGGACGCGGAAGACCTGACCGCCCGCACCTTTTACCGGGCGTTGGATCGCCTGGATTCGTATGAGGATCGGGGGCTTCCCTTTTCTGCCTGGCTCTTCCGCATTGCCCACAACCTGGTGGCCAACTGGCACCGCGACCGGAAGCGGCGTCATTTCCTCTCCCTGGACCGCCTCTGGTTCCATGGCCACAGCCAGGAGTCGCCTGAGGAACGGGTGGAAGAGGAGGAGAGGCTGGCTGCCCTCTCCGCTGCCATTGAGCGCCTGCCCGAGGAGCGGAAGAATCTGCTTTTCTACAAATTTGGCAGCCGGCTCTCCAATCTGGAGATCGGGGAGCTCATGAACAAGAGTGAAAGCGCCATCAAATCCCTCTACTTTCGGACCCTGGCGGCCCTGCGCAAGGACCTGGAAGCCCGGGGGTGGGGGATGAACGCGGATGGCCATTCATCAGAGGCCGAAGACGACCAGGAACAGCTGTCATGACTGGGAAGGAGTCCTGAATGGAGCGTTTGTGGCATTGGCTCCGGGCGTGCTGGCCGGTGGAAGGGCAACAACCCGGTGTCGATCTGGGGGAAGGGCGGGTATTGCCGGCGGAGGAAGTCCTGGAGAGCCACTTTCGTCGCCTGTCCACAGCCCGGGGCGCCCGGACCCAAAACGTGACCGTCCAGGTGGGCGAGAATTTGACCGCGGCCATCACCGTCCTGGCGCCACACCTCTTCCCCCTCACCGTTCTGGCCGAGGACGTGGCCCAGGCTTTGCCCCAGGTCCATCCTGCGCCCCACTTCCGCCAGACCCTCCATCAGGCCCTGGAACGTACCCACCGGCAACATACAGCACAGCGCCTGTTGGGGACGCGTCCTGCGCCGACTCAGAACACGTCCCCATGGCCACAATGGGGATCCTTTGCCCTGTTGGGCCTGTGTACCTTTCTGCTGTTAGCCCTCGGCTACCGCTGGCAATACGGCCACAGACAGTAGGTCAACCTCGGCGGAAATCCACCTGCAGGCACCCAATCCCCACGGCTGAACTACATGCTGGTGCGGTTGTGAAGGATAGCGATGTAGCGCTCCGTGGGGCTGACTTCTGGGCCGGCCTCTCCCGCGTCCTCTTCATCCAATCCACGGCTTCCCGCTGGCGCGGCCAGCCGGGCCGGACCGACGCCCGGCACTTCGATCATGGCCTGGGCATCGCTCTGGGCCAGCTTGAGGACGCCGTCGGCCAGGGCTGCGCTGGCGGCTTCCCGCTGGCGGATGGCGCTGTTGGCCAGGAAGTTTTTGAACTGGGTGATGATGCCCAGGATGTCGTGGGCCGGCTTGGAGCCGCTGCCGATGATCACGCCGGTGAGCACCACATCCCACAGTACCGGCACGTTGTCCAAAAAGGCCGGCGCCAGCGGGCGCAGATACTCCAGCAGCCGCATGCCGGTGAAGTTGGAGACCAGGATGCCGATCACAATGCCCAGCACCAGGCTCGTTCCGCTTTTGAACTGGAGATACTGGGGAGATTTCAACTGGGCCGGCTGGCCGCCCCGGAAGTTGAGGATGATCCAGTCTACATAATTCCAGAAAACTTCGATGGCACGCTCAATGCCGACAGAAGCGGTCAGCAACGGCAGCAACACCGGCCAGATGCTGACGTTGTCGCTGCCCGCCTCCTGGGTGAGCGACGCGGCCTGGGCCACGGCCGCCCCTGTCAACAGGGGCAGGAGCGCCAGGGTCGCGCTTCCCAGGATACGGCGGCATAAAGGCCACGGCAGAAATTGGGCCACACTGCCTCTGGCGGAACCCATTGGCGCAATGCCGCCGGGCTCTATCGTCTTCGTGGGAAGAAAGGCCTGAAACGGCTGGCGTACTGTATGAGTCAGGCGCCCGTTGGGGCGGCGTCGTTGCATAGAAATTCATTCCTCCTTGCCTGCGAAAATCCAGCTACCTGGATCCCGATCCTGGGGCGGGTCCTCTGGCTGGAGCCCTCAACCCGACCCCTTTTGCCACCTGCCGGGTAGCATACCCTCCTCAATAGGCTTTTGCCAATTCCACCAGCAGGCGTACGCCATAGCCCGCCGCGCCCTTGGGGATCAGCGGGTTCTGGTCGCTCTTGGCCCAGGCCATGGCTGCAATGTCCAGGTGGGCCCAGGGGTAACCCTCGGTGAAGTGTTCCAGGAACTTGGCGCTGGTGGCCACGCCGCCATCCCGCCCGCCGCTGTTCTTCACCTCGGCCATGTCGCTTTTGATCTCCTCCTTGTACTCGTCGTACAAGGGCATGGGCCAGAGGCGTTCCCCGCTCCGGTCCGCCGCGCCCAGGAGGGCCTGTTGCAGGGCTTCATCGTTGGCGAAGAGGCCGGCTGCCTGGGTGCCCAGGGCCACGCCGATGGCGCCGGTCAGGGTGGCCAGGTCCACCACCGCGGCCGGGTTGAAGCGCGCCACATAGCCCAGGGCATCGGCCAGAACCAGGCGCCCTTCCGCGTCGGTGCTGATGATCTCCGCGGTCTTGCCGGTCATGCTGGTGAGGATGTCGCCCGGCCGGTAGGCGGCGCCGTCGGGCATGTTCTCCACGCAGGCAGCCACGCCGATCACCCGCCGGGGCAGCCCCAGGCGGGCAATGGCCTCCAGCGCGCCGATCACCGCTGCGGCGCCGCTCATGTCGTCTTTCATGTACCACATGTTGGCCGACGGCTTGAGGCTGATACCGCCTGTGTCGAAGGTGATGCCCTTGCCCACCAGCACCAGGGGCTGCTGCGCCTCGCTGCCGGCGGGGGCGTGCTCCAGGATGATGAGCTGGGCCTCGTTGGCGCTGCCCTGGCTAACGGCCAGCAGCATCCCCATCTTCAGCTCCCGCATCTCCGCCTCGCCCAGCACCGTGCATCGGAGGCCTACCTCCTCGGCCATGGCCTGGGCCCGCCGGGCGAACTCCACCGGCGTGAGGACATTGGGCGGCTCGCTGATGTAATCCCGCGCCCGGTAGACACCGGTCGCGATGGCCTGGCCAGCCTGCACGCCGGCGGCCACAGCATCCACCCTGGCGGCGTCGAACTCCACCACGGTGCAGGTCTCCAGGTGGCTGGACTGGGGCTCACGTTTGTATTGGGGGGGCGTGTAGTCGGCCAGCAGGGTCCCTTCGGCCAGGGCCTGGGCTGCGTCCGTAGGTTCCAGACCGCCCGCGCCCCCGCCGTGAACCACCGTGGCGAAGCGGCGCACGCCCTTCATCCGGCCCAAGGCCCGGGCCGCAGTGGCAGCTGCTTTGCGCGCGGCGTGGAGGTCGAAACGCTCCTGGGGGCCCAGGCCCACCACCAGCACCCGCGGGGCCGGGATCTGGCCACTGGTGTAGAGGGTTGCGGTGGTGCCTGCCTCGCCGCTGAAGTCACCGCTCTGGATGAGCCGGCGGATAGCGCCATCCAATGCCCGATCCAGCGCGCCGGTGGCGCCAGCTGGTTCCGTCACGCCGGCGAAGAGGTTCACCACAATGCAGTCGGCTTCTTGCTGGACAATGTTCCCTTGAACGACCTGTAGCTGGATCACGGTGTTTCTTGACCTCTATTTTGATGTTTTGGGATGGTTGTTCTTTGCTGTTAACGAGTAGGGCCCGCCCCTACGGGGCAGGGTCGCTCCTTCATCTGCCTGGGCTCAATCGGGGCGAAAAATTTTTCGCCCCTACATCCCGGTTAGCGCATGCGTCGCCATGCCTTCATCTGCCTGGGTCTGGTACCTTCGGGCGGGCACGGGGGCCCGCCCCTACGGGACATGGCCGCTCCTTCATCTGCCTGGGCTCAATCGGGGCGAAAAATTTTTCGCCCCTACAAGGACCGGCGCCCTTCCGCAGGCGCGTTACCGTTTCCCCTGTCCTCAACCCAGCGCGGCCCGCAGGCGCTCAGCCGCCTCCTCCAGCAGGTCGTCGGTCTTGCAGAAGGTGAATCGGGCCAGATTGTCCGTCAGGTGCTTGTGGGGCGGGCTGTAGAAGGGGCTGGGCGGAATCGCCGCCACGCCGACCTCCTGGGTGAACCAGCGGCAGACTGCGTAGTCCCGCCGGGTGTTGGGCGGCACGGGCACATCCAGGTGGCCGGTTTCAAAGATGATAAAGTACGATCCATCCGGCGAGACGGGCTGGAGCCCCACTTCCTGGAGCACCTGGAGGAGCCTGTCCCGCTTTTGGCGGTACGTGGTGCGCAGCCAGTTGAAATAGCCCCGGGCCTCGGCCTCCTCAAAGGCACAGGCCACCGCCTCCTGCAGGGGCGTGGCCACCGCGAAGGGGATCCACTGGTGGGCCATGAAGATGGCGTGGGCGATGGGCGCCGGCGCAATGGCCCAACCGATCTTCCAGCCGGTGACCGAAAAGGTCTTGCCCGCGCTGCCCAGGGTGATGGTCCGTTCCCACATGCCGGGGAGGGTGGCGATGCGCACATGCTCCACCGGCTCCTGACCGTCGCCGTAGACCATCCACTCGTACACTTCGTCGCTCAGCACATAGGCATCGAATTCCTGGACCAGGGCTGCGATCTGGGCCAGCTCCTCCCGGCTGAAGACCTTGCCGATGGGGTTCTGGGGGGTGTTGAGGATCAACAGGCGGGTGCGGGGACTGAAGGCCGCCCGCAGCTCATCCATGTCCAGGGCCCAGCCGGCGGCCCGCTCTCGATTCGCCGTGGGCCGCAAGGGCACGTAGACCGGCGTGCCACCAGCCATGGTCACGGCCGCCGGGTAGCTGTCGTAGAAGGGTTCGATCAGGATCACCTCGTCGCCCGGCTCCACCAGGGCCTGGATGGTGGCGAAGATGCCCTCGGTGGCACCCACGGTGACCACGATCTCGTGCAGCGGATCCAGCTCCCGGCCGAAGAGGGGGCTGTAAACCGCAGACAGGGCGTTGACCAGCCGGGGATGGCCGGCGCTGCGGGCATACTGGTTGAGATCGGCCGCGATGGCCCGTTGGGCGGCTTCCTTGATGAAGTCGGGCGCCGGGAAGTTGGGAAAGCCCTGGCCCAGGTTCACCGCGTTGTGTTCAATGGCCAGGGCGGTGAATTCGGCGAATACGGTGGTGCCGAAGCCGCGCACCCGCGCCGCCGGGGTGAAGGTCTGTTGGGGCGGAATGGTCGATGGCCGCTGGGACATGGTCAACCTCGGTCGTGGTGTAGAGCATCCGGGTCTTCTTGCGGTAGAGTCGTTACTGTCCACGAGATTATAGCTGAATCGCTGGCGGAAGGCCAACCCCAACGCCCGCCTGGGCCTGGACTATCGGCCCAGTTTCCGGACGATCTGGGCCAGGGCGTCGGCTTCCCCCACGTTGCCCGGAAAGACCACGTATGCCAGGCCGGGCAGGCGGCTTTCCGCGCCCGCCTGCCAGACGGGCACGCCCGGCAAGATCTGGCCCAGGACCCAGGCCCGCCGGATGCCCAAGGCCTGGGTGGCGATGTCGCTGGAGGTGATGCCCCCTTTGGCCACCAGGTAGCGAGGACGTACCGACAGCCCTGCCACCATGCGCACCAGGCTCTCGGAGACGCGACGGCCGATGGCCAGGCTGGCCTCGGCATCCGGCCCGGTTACCAGCGCCCGG
It encodes:
- a CDS encoding RNA polymerase sigma factor, coding for MKNPLHFAARSREREEATPQAIPSEAAVPQETDTAADGESAPDAQVGTQAEEALLVEQARQDPAAFGILYERYVDRIYAYIFHRVGNTQDAEDLTARTFYRALDRLDSYEDRGLPFSAWLFRIAHNLVANWHRDRKRRHFLSLDRLWFHGHSQESPEERVEEEERLAALSAAIERLPEERKNLLFYKFGSRLSNLEIGELMNKSESAIKSLYFRTLAALRKDLEARGWGMNADGHSSEAEDDQEQLS
- a CDS encoding ABC transporter substrate-binding protein, with amino-acid sequence MLRIHLYLPCRQVWLQLLLGLAVALLLAGCGRLRPAEPTPTPVTLRYVSGAAQTEVEQELLARFHELHPHITVDRQRFAMAPQRYLTDGPPDVLTIMPGYWLEAAIQAGLVADVSDVWQMADLDQHLPPFLTAMATHGGKQFFLPAGYAWSALYYNRARFEQMGLTPPATWDELLAVADVLQSQGITPFALPGDDAWATSLWFDYLILRLYGADVHQALARGQLPFDDARVRTVLETWQLLFDRGYFLEHPERLSTLESALALVEHGESGLMDATAGMALLGPGALDDLPANFREQLAFAPFPSLDSTIPRAEVLVTLGMVAPMDAPHLPEAMTFLAFLASPEAQATLTQHAGQEFVFAPARTDVDQEALPALVRQGVTLLEGADQAVLPLILQLPNEMASVYGRRLTQFAQAAAQQDGDIDSTLAALEAARQSALTQGLLPEGN
- the ychF gene encoding redox-regulated ATPase YchF, whose amino-acid sequence is MGLTIGLIGLPNVGKSTVFNALIEEQQAEVANYPFCTIEPNRAIVPVRDPRVETIARLTGVARIIYATVEFVDIAGLVKGASQGEGLGNQFLGHIRNTAALVHVVRCFEDENVVHVHGELDPRADIETVNLELILADLEQLQRKIERLSRQAKADRHLQPVLDLARRLEEHLAAGRLASQFQERESQAFQQLNRELQFLTAKPVIYAANVDEAGLAEDNDYVRAVQAVAAEQGAAMVKLCAQLEAEMAGLSLDERHQFLQASGASESGLEQVVRTSFRLLGLITFFTFNEEEARAWEIPQGSTAPEAAGTIHTDFQRGFIRAEVLPYEQFVQYGSWQAARTAGAVRLEGKEYVVQDGDIIFFRFHV
- a CDS encoding CehA/McbA family metallohydrolase — its product is MSTPPSPHFSPVNLAGLWNQDRRHLDATLRPPQDYANRHGLQNILGIPFELGPADSPNVILLDQEPVTIPLDGARASYILFLHAVEDRVTCYQQGLADYATDGNELGTQVAQYTLEYADGQAAATPILRRFAIQQSRIQWGASPFAAMPAQKPEVFLTTTDEQILGRVPRQPYGRGETRHISGREVRPEHLWVYALPNPHPERPIRQLVLSPGEERAVIYAISITQLQEHPLRPGVRRKLRLTLPEGVEVNRLGELEGVDIDLGTVISARAALDYDADRWQGEEPVVQPRRSDREVLVEYAAHPHARLYLTTGPDSHLAVDLATLDHPAVVEVKPAHRPVTVRVVARESGQPVAVRLHMHGEAGEYLPPRGHHRKVNGYWFEDNYAEFVNLYNQYSYIDGHCVVDLPLGWVYVEITRGYEVRPIRTRVEVKPETEELVFELDKVLRWREQGWVTADTHVHFLSPQTALLEGQAEGVNVVNLLASQWGEMFSNVGDFDGKTTFGAREFGGDGEFLVRVGTENRMQVLGHISLLGYAGAMIHPLCTGGPTESAIGDPLEVTMAEWAERCIAQGGLVVMPHAPNPQLERAADFVLGVVHATEMMTFNPLSPNNIQVNPYGLADWYRYLNLGYQIPVVGGSDKMAASSLLGGIRTYAHLGEREFTYENWMAAVRDGNTFVTVGPLAAITVEGVSPGGQVHLPAGGGTVQVTWRVESVSLPIEQVEVVVGGLTAEQVHVGKALDASGSVALPIRESTWIALRVRGSYKGQAGEIAAHTSAVQVLVDGKPLFSPTDAAAVLDQIEGAIAYVDTLAPRPEAQRFRQLRARLEAAYNRLHQRMHQQGIFHRHTPLHQHDRPHEH
- a CDS encoding leucyl aminopeptidase, coding for MIQLQVVQGNIVQQEADCIVVNLFAGVTEPAGATGALDRALDGAIRRLIQSGDFSGEAGTTATLYTSGQIPAPRVLVVGLGPQERFDLHAARKAAATAARALGRMKGVRRFATVVHGGGAGGLEPTDAAQALAEGTLLADYTPPQYKREPQSSHLETCTVVEFDAARVDAVAAGVQAGQAIATGVYRARDYISEPPNVLTPVEFARRAQAMAEEVGLRCTVLGEAEMRELKMGMLLAVSQGSANEAQLIILEHAPAGSEAQQPLVLVGKGITFDTGGISLKPSANMWYMKDDMSGAAAVIGALEAIARLGLPRRVIGVAACVENMPDGAAYRPGDILTSMTGKTAEIISTDAEGRLVLADALGYVARFNPAAVVDLATLTGAIGVALGTQAAGLFANDEALQQALLGAADRSGERLWPMPLYDEYKEEIKSDMAEVKNSGGRDGGVATSAKFLEHFTEGYPWAHLDIAAMAWAKSDQNPLIPKGAAGYGVRLLVELAKAY
- a CDS encoding aminotransferase class I/II-fold pyridoxal phosphate-dependent enzyme, with the protein product MSQRPSTIPPQQTFTPAARVRGFGTTVFAEFTALAIEHNAVNLGQGFPNFPAPDFIKEAAQRAIAADLNQYARSAGHPRLVNALSAVYSPLFGRELDPLHEIVVTVGATEGIFATIQALVEPGDEVILIEPFYDSYPAAVTMAGGTPVYVPLRPTANRERAAGWALDMDELRAAFSPRTRLLILNTPQNPIGKVFSREELAQIAALVQEFDAYVLSDEVYEWMVYGDGQEPVEHVRIATLPGMWERTITLGSAGKTFSVTGWKIGWAIAPAPIAHAIFMAHQWIPFAVATPLQEAVACAFEEAEARGYFNWLRTTYRQKRDRLLQVLQEVGLQPVSPDGSYFIIFETGHLDVPVPPNTRRDYAVCRWFTQEVGVAAIPPSPFYSPPHKHLTDNLARFTFCKTDDLLEEAAERLRAALG